accctttcaattgtgaatttttactCTGAAGGgtccaaaacattgcccaaggggtatttgttttttttttttaaaccgttTTTTAACCATATTGGGTGTTTCtatatattcaaatttcaaatctTGTAATATTTGAACGTGtaagttttcaagattttgttggACTTTGAACTCCAGGATTTGCAAAGTGTGTGAACGCGTAAATATGCGCGTTTTGTGCATTAAAGTAAacgggtcattcttcggtaaggtgcatATTAaaggtttctgttaatttttttacagattaagaaAGAGCTAGATATGTCTCCAGTGTAGTAAAAAAGTGTTTGGCTCAATCTTTATTAGCAGCTTGATGtatttttttggctttttctgTAGCTAATGTCATCTCCGTCATCGTCGTCATCTCCGTCACAATTGCAACGAAGTTCAATTgataccataggcgtagatcccggggggatgggggggggggagtatcaggatttatcccccaatattttaccagggggatgctccattatacaatcatccccccccccccaatgttgacgcctgaatatgggtttctgatcaaattaacctcatatttgcccattttagccccaaaagtgcacattttcacgcgcttcgcgagcatttattcgcgtttgcaccatatttcatcagtttagcttcaaaatagcaaaatttttcgcgcgcatttgcaccatgaacttattctgtcgccaaaaagtactgcattcattatatttccaaccccatccccccaatgtcaaaaagaaatctacgccactgattgataccaaaaatgtgtcgcacattgaacatttgttttttacctacagaggaagggagtataaccaagattatgcaacatatcattacatttccatttgaccagttttaaggTCAAAGCAGGGCATTATCTGTAGAGTGACAGAGATGATGTCAAGGAATGGAAATTCTgctgtatcatctccgtcacGTGACGGAAATGATTCTCTCATAGTGAAAATCACCTCCAaacgtcatatccgtcacaaaattgtgacggatatgacgtgaTGGTATATTACGAAATTAACAAATTTACGACCTAGTGGTAATATAATAGTGATAACTTACGACCTAGTGGTATATAACTATAATATAATAGTGGTATATAACTATAAGTATAATAACTATAAcatacacatggtcaataaaggaGGTGAATAGATGATGTCATGTCATGAATGGAAATTATGCTGTATCATCTGTCACGTGACGGAAATGATTCTCTCATAGTAAAATCATCTCCGaacgtcatatccgtcacaaaaCAAAATTGTGACGGATATGATGTGATATGGTATATTACGAAATAAACAAACTTACGACCCTAGTGGTAAAACTATAAcatacacatggtcaataaaggaggtgaatagaaataaacgtaccgtacaactgttgtaattttgaaaaaattaaaataaataatgcgaacattttaggtatcagaagcaggggcgtagccagctttcttggtcaggggggggcaaaataaaatttttggggcacaaacgaaaaaaattgcagttgcatcatacaatacatagagactgtatgtgttcgagcttcccgaaaaggaccttattgggatgatgtgcgctcTTAGcgtgaaaaaatggtattttacactattttcgcccattatccggctaagaagggctttattgttacaacgtgcgcgcgtagcgcggaaaaattttgtattttacactattttggccctgaattttgctagacaagtggctccttgccctttttcttttcctttgccctcctgattttctttttcattttttgtcagaggggcactttttctttcatttttttgtcagggggggcactctgccccccctgcctACGCTACTGATCAGAAGCGTTCAGAGATGATGATTAATAAAGGTACCCACCCGTATGAGTGAAGAAATGGttatagttttgatgaatttattgcgccaacatgaggaaaaaatgtctaaatgaatttaCTGCATATTGACAAGTGCTCTCTGGGTCAAATATATCACCTTATAAAATTAGTCTTCTTCTCCAGGTGCTTCTAAATTTTCGTGACGGTAGATGACGCAGACATCGGGACAGGATATTAGACATAtagggtgaaattatttttactcctggctatgaaagatgtgttacaacaacattttctacaatatacaataaataaCTTGTCATTCCCGGTGTTTTTTACGATGCTGAAGTTATCCACTAAAAGATATCAGCATCAAAAGTTTTGGTACGATTTAtccgattaccgaatagggtgcaacttgctagacttgagtccagtcctcgtttacggagtttagggttagggtttagggttggggtggggcagtcttgtaataagactagtagagttgagttgcaccctatttggcaaTCGCTCCAAAGTTTTGATGACCccaatcgggacatggggttttgacaccctgtaggcctataagcaattttctcgaaaataagaacttcttttaatattttgatgttttaagatatAAAAGGAACATCAATACTAAAcaactgcaaaaaataaaattcaaaatcatgTTACGTAATTTAGTTATGACTCCTGAAAGTGGAGGGACTGCAATTAggcaccttaccgaagaatgacccaaACCCTGGTGGTCCCCTCCCATCGCCAAAAGCCAAAACGGGGCACTTTGTGAGAGTAGGGAGCGAAAAAAAAACAGGCTTTTTTAAATCAAAAGAGTCCAAATTTGCCCATTAGCGAgcataattagcatttatgcaaattagctcattaattatgtaaattagaaCATAGaacatattaagggaaggggtatgaacgtttggactgtatttattgtgggacattagagcacatcagacatatcgattgcattctgaatacgaagaatggccttctgatatcaaataattttgatttttgaaattaaatgtaatacacattttatggcaaatcattaaaaattgatatttttgatatttaacagtactcgaagtaaactttataaatctgatgatttctacctaaagtgtatgtaggtgggatgaaaagccgacgatcaattgaaaatttttacctttcgtattgaagatatggatttttttcccaaaacaccaaaaaaaaaaatttggtcttttggggaaaaaaatccatatcttcaatatgaatggtcaaaattttcaattgatcgtcggcttttcctcccagctacatacactttaagactatatcattaaatttataaaatttacttcgaggactgtttatcttcaaaatgtgaaaaatatcaaattttaataatttgtcataaaatttgtattatatcatgaatttcataaaatgaaaattatttgatatcagaaagacattcttcgtattcagaatgcaattcgagaggtctgatgtgctctcatgacccacaaaaaatgctgtcgaaacgctcattccagttcccttaaacactttgaccaagtttcagggcaaaagtatgcaaaataaaagtaccatgaacatttatgcattgatttttagcaaattaggcctattattagcaAATTACATTCATTttaatgagcctttgcagtccttttagctcattaactataattgatgattgataaaaacaatgtttacaaagaaaatataggtaaactgatgtaggcctattatgaaaCTGTATGttcgatttgctccaaacaaaaggcatattgatcagtgtacttttatACCCTACTCAATTATTCTGttctagaaaatgcctccaataccccAATACCACCTCTGCACTGACTGACACAAGAGCCACTTCTTGAGAGTCTCTTGAGCATGCTGAGCAGACACTCGTGTCTCAAATACTTTCACTATCAGACATTTCACTTACCTTGAGAGATTATTTTAGTGAAACATTCGGTACAATTTGACATCAAAAGAGTGGCAACCATGGGAAGAAGAAAAGCTAGTATTTGAACTGCATCAATAGTAGCTAATAGTACATTTATGCCCGGAATTTATGACACTAAATCCTAATAAATCCttgcattaaaggagtatttcgtgatcctagcatcctctttttatgacatttttcagtacatatccacaaaaaagcctattcccaaaatttcagttgattccgattttatgttttatgagttatgcatgattatgtgtattacactgctccatagacaatgcgttgtaatttcgctctggtgcaccagaacgaaattcaaatttcacgatatctttgcaaaacaaattaatctgcaagaaatattttgtacataaacattatgtagccagaggtttccagtgatataaaaatctcaacttttttgagaaaagtgggggatgaggctgtggatcacgaaatgcccctttaattgcgAAGGTCAGCATTGCAAGGTTTGGCGGTTTGTTACTATAGAGAGCCTGTCTCCCATTTATCACGCAGCTTATGGACGCAcaacactaaataaataaataacggcGAGTGGTTTCCTTCTCTTCGTTTTAATTTTCAGTGTATGATAACGTATAAAACTATTATCTTGTAGAGAATGCTGACGGGTTTGCGAGGAGATAGCTATTGAACCTAAAGGCCTGAACTGGGGCTCCACTGATAAAAAATGAacgagaaaagtgcccctctgaccaagaactgaaagagggggggggcaaaacctgCATAAAACCACTGGTGTGAAATACACAATTTGTGCACGCTACATGAATAGAGCCCTTTTCACCATCATGGTCCAACTCCAAtattatgcaaaatacaaaattattgcatGCTACGCacacacattgtcccaataaagtctTTCTTGGAAGCTCAAAGATATATGTATGGGCCCTGAGCCAGGCCAAAATGTGGAGGCCATGCTGCGTATTTTGGGGAGCTTTAGGGCGCCAGCCAAAACGAAGGCGGCGGCggggaagaagaaggcggcaaaaagaggcggcaaaaagaattagtaaagaaataaGGCGGAAATGTTAACAAATTGTacttatacatcaaaatgtgttgcttttggggcggttgcacctataaatccttttttttttttctttttttttttcaaacgaccgtaaaaaaaattggggcaaccttttcgggctgttgaggaagggatggcaaaattgattttcttcagccccgggaaggggcggccacggcacGCCACTGGAGGCCCTAAACTCACTGGGAGGAAGGCATGTATACTCAAGTACCTGGATTTTTGCGGGCATAGCGCacgaaaaaatattaaaattcagaCTAAtatagccccaaatgaaggtctATTTTGGCCTTTGGGCTAAAAAggaatgcacagggcaattttgggagcACCCAAAATTTAGGGGCCCTggtccaatggtaaatccggccctgatcccACCAATAATACTGGGTTATGATAATGCAACCAGGAAATTCTTTCCCACTGAtagttttattttgcccccccaacTAAggaagctggctacgcccctggataCTTAGCTTAAAAGCTGAGTGTTAGTGGGATACAATAATTTGCGgttgtaaattaaaagaatatCATTAAAGGAGAGTACAaggaaaaatatgattttgaaggCAACATAATATGTGTAACACCAAAAATACATGaaaagaatataattttcatttatttatacattttattaGAATAATTATTTACATGTAAGCTTATATAACATCACCTCTTGAACTTATACATACAAGTTATTCACCCAACTAGTACCCCCAAATGCATGTGGGCATACATCTTTTATAGTTTCATAAACTATAGATTGTGACAGTGGTGGCAACAGGAATGTTTTTCAGGGGTAGGgccggggggcatggggggaattcaacaaattttacacaaaattgctgcaaaaagtgaaattttggtgatttggggctttgggggggggggggggtccccacTTCCCTGTACTGCTGCCACTTGATAGAACCAATCagaacaaacattttcaaaatatccgTACACTGATTGTGTATAAAtgtatttatatttgcttgcatttttacacatttttggtgacaattttgttataaaaacagcaaaaatcacagattttttcttgtgtatgaaataggtcaaTAAATGTACATCACTTGTTActcaaaaaattgaacaaaataatgcatttttgtcctcacggttgtttgatgtgatcattgtaaaaattattaatatttctacaaaaaattacataatcttcaattctagaccttcacAATACCAACAGCTTTCACACTATTAAATAGACACATgttttgggcctatttttaaCTTGgaatttcttttctttatcaaatttttcatcttttctgcctttttgcagctgtatatttgtgtgcaaactgagggcgctatttatttttaatttaatttagccccaaaatataagttattcccaggcggcggatgacatgatcgcgccggcaactcgtgaaaccgcccggccgtatggcattttccacatactggttagttttgtggggttcattatcgaaccccaacggttttagcttgtatttatattatttatcaacataggcctatttgtttgtgatatttcaagcgttttaaaatttcaaaataatcccattcaattacacggttgacgatgaaaatttactgaatttagggactgcacgtcatacaccacctggttatTCCTATCATTTCATGAtcaaaagtaatttgaaaatttccttgctactCATCTTATGTTTTAATGCCGTAACATGTATGACAATGGTCTACCCCTTGATGCAAACAAGAATTGAGATGAAtaagcgccatcagtgttcaattctgcttaaaaatgaatacagttccaggcggcgagtggcatgatagagccggcaacttgtgaaatcacatggccgtatggcattttccattatacttggttagttttgtggggttcattatcgaaccccaacggttttagcttgtatttatattatttattaacataggcctatttgtttgtgatatttcaattttcaagcgttttaaaatttcaaaataatcccattcaattacacgttGGAAATTtaatgaatttagagaatgcacgtcatcACCACCTGTACAGTTCTATGTCATCATAGATGTTGTGCCCAAAAGGGTATatctgcattattttgtacaattccaCTTCCAACACATGACAGACATCAAGTTTATTAAAGATAATAGAtagtaagtagagaaattagctacattttGAATGGactgggcttcaactttgtcaatactgctgttgtcttggttttttttgctattcaaaaaaaaattcttttcaaaaataccttgAATGACTttatatccttcacttttaggctatttataaacaattttaattttgttatacttgcgctgggatcactgaatgtgcTTGCTCATTCAGGAAATCGGTAATTATTTTTTTGCACCTTAGGATAGTAGTAGCATATTAAAGCCAAACATATTTGACATGATATCTTTACATAAACTTAAAACATGTATTTATTTCAATGAGGCTTCACCTTTTGTCAATTCCCtagctgctgttttctttgttttttgccaaacttttcatttcaaaaatatctaatgagaattttaatgacttataaatccttacatgtacatacatgagTAATTTCAATCTACatgtatagggtgcacaacttataagttccccctaatgctttttgaaataaatcgaaaattatttaacgaaatgtaaaattgtaaaaagttatgagtaaccttatttgttttacaaatctgggccaatttgtagtgtcacacatcattgcgtttggtcacaatggttcattatgtaaaaaaagagggagttctaaaagttgcacctgagtccataggagtcaattgtcaaacaatacagtatgttaggcctgtccatgtgtttgtaatggaaataaaacttaaagcctacatgtttagtaggggatgtgtcctcctgcatGGTTGACAATtgcattgcaacgtcgccgcatgctgtttattaaattccggacccgttgctggtccatgttgttccatacatgttggattgctcgggttagctcttgcagtgttgttgtttcattgataaggtggtcaacctcatttttaacatatcccttccatctccgccatttatcattaaaaagaaaagaattaaacacctgctttgcttttgaaaaagaagaagaataccaaagattatgttttcttttacaaacacatgaacatccctggcctactgtattgtttgagaattgagtcctatggactcggatgcaacttttaacactgtctaaaacggtctcttttttacataatgaaccattgtgactgaatgcaatgacgtgtgacgctgaaatttggtccacatgtgtaaaacaaataaggctacccacatctttttacaggtttgcatttcgttaAATATTTTcgattttttaaaaaaagttgtgGACCCTACCCATATCAAAAAAATAAGGTAGCGGATGCCTACCCGGTGctgatccgcaaggtatccgataCCTTGTGGATGTCATTTTTAAAGACATCCGATGGCACCCGCTAGCGGATTAGTTTTCGGATGCCTCAAAGTCAGAGGTGGGAGCTACCGGGTAGGTATCCGGTACCTTAACAAGTTATCCAAAAAGGCACCCGCTAACTTAGTCAATAAAAGGGAGGCATCCGAAAGGGCACCCGCTAACTCAGTCAATAAAAAGGAGGCATCCGAAAGGTATCCACTAACTTAGTCAATAAAAGGAGGCATCCAAAAGGTATCCGCTAAGGTCATGTGATCaccaactgccatttcaaatttgctgttggatTCATGCAACATGCTGTTCTCTTGATGTGGTGTTTTGGTCTCTTCACACAAATCATTCATTTTTTATGGAGAATTTTATGCTACAGAATGACTACAATGACTATATTTATACACATGTTGATGCACAGGTAAATTAAAGATTTGCAGAGTTGCATTTCAAGCAGTAAATGTTATACGCTTATCAACTGCATGTACATAATGTGTGCACAGGctgctgaattttgcagtatgcaCTTGCAAGTATCCAAAATTAGTTTTCTGTGATAACCTTGCTTCTAGCCACTGCAAATTGGATTTATATCATTGGCAATTATACATTTTGTAtatttacacttttgctgggatcaatGACTGGGCCTCTACATTGTACAAAAGGATTTGAAACCAATGTCCCATATCAGAATCTTTATTGATATTCACCTCACATAGGGTATAATCAATGTACATATATCAACAATATACACAACACATACATAAAACACAAGTTAATATTAACAGTTCACAATAATTAAATTTGctattatacgctggcgaagttatgtaataatcggattaactaccatagcaataggtgaaaacaatttttgaatataccgcgctgcactgatacctTCActcagtacctctgcattgaaccgtatcatgctgatcacttgcacctgtaagattagtatctttgaatattgtattcaatctatgcttGCAGAtcgacatacacaggtgattatttcaacctgcttgtagtgcagcgcgatatgttcaaaattgttttcacctattgctatggtagttaatccgatttattacgtaacttcgccagcgtatagtattAGGGAAGCTGTTCTTAtgtaaaataatatttacaaCATAACAAAAGTAAGGTACATGTAAAGGGACATCCATGTAGCAAATGcacatacatgtaacatatacaAGAAATAGAGAAATACAATCATATTCATCTGCACTCACAATGAAAAGGatatggtcatgtgtcatatggtggggcacatttgcgttacaagcactgattttgatcatttgtcctccttttcacttaaattgttacatctctaaaactatacatctcacatcaacaaaactatacatttttggaaagcttatgttccaaggaatccaactgggcaaaaatgaagttggtatacagggtgcgtaagaaaatatatagggtgatatcatgaaaaaaattaattttactaataaattcataatttattgcatttgctactgatatggaatacaatgtaatataattttgtggcaggcaacactatgagcttaaataaaatgtttacttttgccatgttatgattgaccaaagtggtgatacagggtgtgaaaatatacggaacttcacacacaaaatgttgattacatttttgaagatattttctttagagtgtatcctacatttattttaactgcatatttggattcctggggtaaaaagctttccaaaaatgtatacttttcctatcttagggtgtatactgtataattctcaagatacaacaattgaaagccaaaacgcatgtcgtgactgaaaatcttggcatttgtgtgtaagtgaataggaaaaaattgaggttcttgtgacttgcggttctcagtgaatacttgttaacacgattagataaaattaatagctgaatatgaataatgaatgatcaagctttcatttgaagtatgatttgcaagtatagcacacaatttggcaatgatataatttaaaattcaaaaggatgccatgtctcccatagagaatgcacatactccactaccgcttatccactaccgcttatccaccaggtttatcttcgttaacattttggtatttttcactaattaaacaaattggcattccaaattgagaaacatatttgaaaattagaataatcaggctgtataatgagcccaaacttgatgcaattggaccaagaatacccctgtgacaacaagttaaatctgaaagaggagagaaaaatgtaacgtcaccaggtattttggggtcccaccataagacacgtgaccatatataaaaaaaaatttgccataaaatgtgtattatatcgcaaatttcaaattatttgaacaaggacattctttgtattcagaatgcaattcgatatgtatgatgtgctctcatgtcacacaaaaatactgtgcaaacatccataccccagcccttgacaaaattaaaatttgatggaaactgtacattatggcttttaaatTGAATCATTGTACATGCAATGtatcaataattattatattcatataaaAACATCCAAAATATGTTTGTACTACATGGAGAAATTTGGACTATGCCATTTTGGATGCAGGGTGCACAACACTAAAAGTTGATCAGAACAGTTTCTATTTTAGCCCCTATAGGCTTTATTACTTAACATTTTACTTATGCAGTAATATTGTAGCCATAATGCGGTGGTCATCACCTAATTTCCAGCTGTCTAAATCACGAAGTGGGGAAGCGACCTGGAATTGATACTCCAGTGTACTTGATACTGTACGAGCCAGGATTCacaaatttgttatcttttgaCAGGAAACAAGCAATAGCCATGGTGAACTGTTTACCAACATGACTATGGTCTGGTGTCACAGTGTAGAGTTCACGAATGGCATCTGACGGATCTTCTTGGTAACCTCGATGCAAATTGATAACCCATTTTATGTCATTACTATCATCATCTGAATATTGTAGCTTCGGTGAGTAGCTTTCCAAGTCGGAAAGATCTATTGGTTTCACCAGGAATGAATCTAAACGAGTCCTATACCTTAAGCAAGTTCCGAATGGAGGATTAACATAAAGTCTTGGGTTGATATGGGGGCATACCTGGGAGCTGTCTGCATCACATGGACATGTTGCTTGCACAGCACCTTGTGACAATCTTCGCCTCTTGCATGCCTTCCTTGCAATGTTATTCCTCTCCGCATGAATCTTATACGCTTCACcgtaatatttgtccaaattgttTGCAGATTTGTGGGATTGAAGACGATCAATATCTATGTTGTAAAATCGAACAAATGACATGAATTTGTCCCCCCACTTGCGGTTGTCAAGAATTTTGAGCAAGCAAACTTCATCAATCAGAACAAGTTCCTCCCCGGCTTCAGGAACAGAAAGAATAGTTTTTATTTGCTCATAAGTCAAATTTCCAAAGATGTGCATATAAGAAGCATCCAACTGAATTTGTGCAAAGTTGGTCCTGATCGCACTGTAGCATGATGCGACAATGTCAGGAAGGAAGCTTTCTACATACTGTAGCCATAGCAACCCAGCTTTCAAAGCATCGCCATGGATACCTGTGAGGACATCTTTCATAAAGCCCACACAGTCATCCTTCAAAGCTGGTACCTGTACATCATATTTATCTACCAATGCGTGAATACCACACACATTATCAATAGTCAGTGTTAGTGTCCCTGTGTACAAAAACTTCA
Above is a window of Amphiura filiformis chromosome 7, Afil_fr2py, whole genome shotgun sequence DNA encoding:
- the LOC140157975 gene encoding BTB/POZ domain-containing protein 17-like, which gives rise to MEIVDITMARKASGQEFIKHKTGIVTNIGEHFNNADLSDLTLRVGDQVFAAHRFVLATQSKVFKTMLMGENWRECEDKKITLQESPEGEAAFSDFLKFLYTGTLTLTIDNVCGIHALVDKYDVQVPALKDDCVGFMKDVLTGIHGDALKAGLLWLQYVESFLPDIVASCYSAIRTNFAQIQLDASYMHIFGNLTYEQIKTILSVPEAGEELVLIDEVCLLKILDNRKWGDKFMSFVRFYNIDIDRLQSHKSANNLDKYYGEAYKIHAERNNIARKACKRRRLSQGAVQATCPCDADSSQVCPHINPRLYVNPPFGTCLRYRTRLDSFLVKPIDLSDLESYSPKLQYSDDDSNDIKWVINLHRGYQEDPSDAIRELYTVTPDHSHVGKQFTMAIACFLSKDNKFVNPGSYSIKYTGVSIPGRFPTS